A window of Fodinibius salinus contains these coding sequences:
- a CDS encoding HEAT repeat domain-containing protein, whose amino-acid sequence MSRSIHSYQRYYLVGIVLLVTLLGFQSLQAQSFDYKSHPKLDFDFRSLNLELGIQPQNLRIDGSVTYSVEANVSGADTLTLFASHIDVRNVTVGDEAVEYSLQNDSLLIPVTDSTEIGNRYQIAIRYSGRPQFGLLKNSSGTVWTSMLPKTQRHWVPIIDNPQVDMKTEMTFSVPGDRQVWATGQKMTEKTGSESEGVKQYKFTSQKQVPASSLSFAIGSFEEQSTTYGIKRINVAVEQSLSDSVDTKNLLEKAYNYLEKAERKLQHEFPYSRLNVIVTGDHSWETKSWGASTVFLYADQQSIDTQLMRGIVGQWFGVLQREGQWSQADAISLYQTIIADELLNDSSLKLDSQTSPDLSFRTVYEKFGGKRWNQWQQNINTWQEPSVRSVIFEASTKLLNALPPVISWDDYADYWYQQTGQPLFDLPRLREMNDINKKSTAGDTTYNVFYDLNEAEGELKLRFESTGNSYSTLVSVEAHEVYSDKIEATTVTFTGVQDSVIIKVDPLINTLRLKTPKHPELKLNSMKPAPFLIYDFRNGETANARAEAARKLGYHRENADLQLAIRDFMNQELKPKVRAALLSSFANITNGAEGTQQVFLDALNTDQKVLQEAGFKGLQNFSGNAEISARVQSIAKKTSNFALFESAAKTLRAMTSGDKFGRFAASITSQDTTGAKSIFILQQLADMGNTEQAVRQANKFTNSTYDYSVRKSAIELLAAYDQSVESWMSRAEKLLDAPDPRIRFLTVQALQKYSNDEVRTFLSERIADEYDARVYKKIRQVLQ is encoded by the coding sequence ATGAGCAGATCTATCCATTCATATCAACGGTACTATCTTGTTGGTATAGTTTTGTTGGTTACACTTTTAGGATTTCAATCTTTACAAGCGCAGTCCTTTGATTACAAATCTCATCCTAAACTGGATTTTGATTTTAGAAGTCTGAACCTAGAGCTGGGGATACAACCCCAAAATCTGCGGATCGACGGTTCGGTTACTTACAGTGTAGAAGCTAATGTCAGCGGTGCCGATACGCTTACCCTTTTTGCTTCTCATATTGATGTACGAAATGTTACAGTGGGTGATGAGGCCGTAGAATACAGCCTGCAGAATGATTCGTTGCTGATTCCCGTAACCGATTCCACAGAAATTGGAAATCGTTATCAAATTGCTATCCGTTATTCAGGCCGGCCGCAGTTTGGGCTTTTAAAAAATAGCAGTGGCACTGTGTGGACTTCAATGCTTCCCAAAACCCAACGCCACTGGGTGCCAATTATTGATAATCCACAGGTGGACATGAAAACAGAGATGACCTTTTCTGTTCCCGGTGATCGGCAGGTATGGGCAACAGGACAAAAGATGACAGAGAAGACGGGATCAGAATCAGAAGGAGTAAAGCAGTATAAATTTACATCACAGAAACAAGTGCCAGCCAGTAGTCTTTCATTTGCGATAGGCAGTTTTGAAGAGCAGTCCACTACTTACGGTATCAAGCGTATTAATGTGGCTGTTGAGCAGTCTCTGAGTGATTCTGTGGATACTAAAAATTTGTTGGAGAAGGCCTACAATTATTTGGAAAAAGCTGAGCGAAAGTTACAGCACGAGTTTCCCTACAGCCGGTTGAATGTTATTGTGACCGGAGATCACAGTTGGGAGACGAAATCATGGGGAGCGTCAACGGTATTTTTATATGCCGACCAGCAGAGTATCGATACCCAGCTAATGCGGGGCATTGTAGGACAGTGGTTTGGCGTTTTGCAGCGCGAAGGGCAGTGGAGCCAGGCTGATGCAATATCGTTGTATCAAACTATTATTGCCGATGAGCTTTTGAATGATTCGTCTCTTAAACTGGATAGCCAAACCAGCCCTGATCTGTCATTTAGAACCGTTTACGAAAAGTTTGGGGGCAAACGGTGGAATCAATGGCAGCAGAATATAAATACTTGGCAAGAGCCCTCTGTGCGTTCTGTGATTTTTGAGGCTTCGACGAAGTTGCTTAATGCTTTGCCGCCGGTTATCAGTTGGGATGATTATGCTGACTACTGGTATCAGCAAACGGGCCAGCCGCTTTTTGATCTGCCGAGGTTGAGGGAGATGAATGATATAAATAAAAAAAGCACGGCGGGCGATACAACGTATAATGTATTTTATGATCTGAATGAGGCTGAAGGAGAGCTGAAGCTGCGGTTTGAGTCCACTGGTAACTCATATTCTACATTGGTCTCTGTTGAGGCCCATGAAGTTTATAGCGATAAAATTGAAGCTACTACCGTAACTTTTACCGGAGTGCAGGATTCGGTGATTATTAAAGTTGATCCCCTTATTAACACTCTGCGACTGAAAACTCCGAAACACCCTGAGTTGAAACTAAACAGTATGAAGCCTGCTCCTTTTTTGATTTATGATTTTCGTAACGGGGAAACAGCAAACGCGCGTGCAGAGGCGGCCCGGAAACTAGGTTATCACAGGGAGAATGCAGACTTACAGCTGGCCATTCGTGATTTTATGAATCAGGAGTTGAAGCCTAAGGTACGAGCGGCATTGCTAAGTTCATTTGCAAATATTACGAATGGAGCAGAGGGTACTCAACAGGTATTTTTAGATGCTTTGAATACGGACCAAAAGGTTTTACAAGAGGCTGGATTTAAAGGTCTTCAAAACTTTAGCGGGAATGCTGAAATTTCGGCTCGTGTACAGTCAATTGCTAAAAAGACAAGCAATTTTGCTCTTTTTGAAAGTGCTGCTAAAACTCTTCGGGCAATGACATCCGGTGATAAATTTGGGCGATTTGCAGCGTCGATTACCAGTCAAGACACGACAGGTGCTAAATCAATATTCATACTTCAGCAGCTGGCAGATATGGGCAATACCGAACAAGCAGTACGGCAGGCAAACAAATTTACGAACAGTACATATGATTACTCAGTTCGTAAAAGTGCAATTGAACTTCTTGCTGCCTACGATCAGTCCGTTGAGTCTTGGATGAGCCGAGCAGAGAAGCTCCTGGATGCTCCCGACCCGCGCATTCGATTTTTGACTGTTCAAGCTCTTCAAAAATATTCTAACGACGAAGTTAGGACATTTTTAAGCGAGCGAATTGCGGACGAATACGATGCCCGTGTATATAAAAAGATCCGACAGGTGCTGCAATAG
- a CDS encoding inositol monophosphatase family protein — protein MNFDLDTVHQSAIKIAKQGGAHTLEYFNKSFKVERKSDDSPVTVADREVESMMREAITDQFPEHGIVGEEYDDVNPESPVQWIIDPIDGTKSFIHGVPLYTTLIGVVVDGVPQVGIIYAPALDELCDAAKGKGARLNGVSCSVRSCDDLAQASFMSTDCYTSANFNYGKAFDVLVDQTSIHRTWGDAYGHMLVATGRADLMFDPVLNIWDAAPLLTVLQEAGGVFCDTDGKETIESGNGFSCSRELLPEVLEVFDNN, from the coding sequence ATGAATTTTGATTTGGATACCGTTCATCAATCAGCGATTAAAATAGCCAAACAGGGAGGGGCGCATACCCTGGAATACTTCAACAAATCATTTAAAGTCGAACGAAAATCTGATGATTCGCCGGTGACTGTTGCAGATCGCGAAGTGGAATCTATGATGCGCGAAGCTATCACTGACCAATTCCCCGAGCACGGCATTGTCGGTGAGGAATACGATGATGTGAATCCTGAGAGCCCGGTGCAGTGGATTATTGACCCCATTGACGGGACGAAATCCTTTATACACGGCGTACCGTTGTACACTACGCTTATCGGTGTGGTGGTGGATGGAGTGCCGCAGGTCGGAATTATTTATGCACCGGCACTCGACGAACTTTGTGATGCAGCCAAGGGGAAGGGGGCGCGACTCAACGGCGTATCTTGCAGCGTGCGTTCCTGTGATGACCTTGCGCAAGCAAGCTTTATGAGCACAGACTGTTATACGTCTGCCAACTTTAATTACGGAAAGGCTTTTGATGTGCTTGTTGACCAAACGTCTATCCATCGTACCTGGGGTGATGCTTATGGGCACATGTTGGTGGCAACCGGTCGGGCTGACCTTATGTTTGATCCTGTGTTAAATATTTGGGATGCAGCCCCGTTACTGACTGTCTTGCAAGAGGCAGGGGGTGTATTTTGTGATACGGATGGTAAGGAAACAATTGAGTCGGGCAATGGTTTTTCCTGCAGCCGTGAGTTGTTGCCGGAGGTCCTTGAAGTGTTTGACAATAATTAA
- a CDS encoding glycogen synthase, with the protein MNILHLSAECYPAAKVGGLADVVGALPKYLNKRKVNASVLMPKYGNEWMKNHSFETVYEGNAPLGENKFKFKIQKGENIALGYPLYVIDIPGRFDRPGIYSETETGCSFDDTFERFLSFQIAALDWVKSMSDQPDIIHCHDHHMALLPFMISRSNRYQLIAQIPTVLTVHHAQYHGRFELQKTALLPDFDSKHRGLLEWDRQLNCLAAGLKCCWQISTVSPSYMQQLSEQSNGLEWLFENEQQKSRGILNGIDTAVWDPDSDSLIAQQFNDDTIAEGKLANKKALSRRAGFDLQYPLISYIGRLAHEKGADLLPDLFALFLSAKQPVNILLLGTGDRELHNQFEKLNRQYPDYFHAELDYNETLAHQIYAGSDFLVMPSRVEPCGLNQMYAMQYGTVPIVRNTGGLKDTVIDLNQPDGYGITFDEFTLEAAEQALWRALDLYQKDEQIANLRPRIMGLDFSWNASANDYIKMYSALIE; encoded by the coding sequence ATGAATATTCTACATCTCAGTGCCGAGTGTTATCCGGCAGCAAAAGTTGGTGGACTGGCGGATGTCGTGGGTGCATTGCCAAAGTACTTGAATAAGCGGAAAGTTAACGCTTCTGTGCTTATGCCCAAATACGGTAATGAATGGATGAAAAACCATTCTTTTGAGACGGTTTATGAAGGTAATGCTCCGCTGGGAGAAAATAAGTTTAAATTCAAGATCCAGAAAGGAGAGAATATTGCTCTTGGCTATCCACTCTATGTGATTGATATACCAGGCCGTTTTGATCGTCCCGGTATTTACAGTGAAACTGAAACGGGTTGTTCCTTTGATGATACGTTCGAACGTTTTCTAAGTTTCCAAATTGCTGCTCTCGATTGGGTAAAATCAATGTCCGATCAGCCCGATATCATTCATTGCCACGATCACCATATGGCGTTGCTGCCATTTATGATCAGCCGAAGTAACCGGTACCAGTTGATTGCGCAAATTCCTACTGTACTAACAGTTCACCATGCACAATACCACGGACGTTTTGAGTTGCAGAAAACGGCACTGCTACCTGATTTTGACAGCAAACACCGCGGTCTGCTGGAATGGGATAGGCAGCTCAACTGTCTGGCGGCGGGACTGAAATGCTGCTGGCAAATTTCAACAGTTTCTCCATCGTATATGCAACAGCTTAGTGAACAAAGCAATGGCCTGGAATGGTTGTTTGAAAACGAGCAGCAGAAATCGCGCGGTATTCTCAACGGCATTGATACGGCTGTATGGGATCCCGACAGTGATTCACTGATTGCTCAACAATTTAATGATGATACCATTGCTGAAGGGAAGTTAGCGAACAAAAAAGCATTAAGCCGGCGAGCAGGTTTCGATCTGCAATATCCCCTTATTTCGTATATCGGCCGGTTAGCTCATGAAAAGGGGGCTGATTTACTTCCTGATCTTTTTGCTCTTTTTCTGTCTGCTAAACAACCGGTAAATATTTTGCTGTTGGGTACGGGAGATCGTGAACTGCACAATCAATTTGAGAAGTTGAACAGGCAGTATCCGGACTATTTTCATGCCGAATTGGACTACAACGAGACACTGGCTCATCAGATTTATGCCGGTAGTGATTTCTTAGTTATGCCTTCACGCGTCGAGCCGTGTGGCCTCAACCAGATGTATGCTATGCAGTACGGAACGGTGCCTATTGTGCGTAATACCGGTGGATTGAAAGATACGGTTATAGATTTGAATCAGCCTGACGGTTATGGCATTACTTTCGATGAATTTACGTTGGAGGCTGCCGAGCAGGCCCTCTGGCGGGCTTTAGATTTATATCAGAAAGATGAACAAATAGCCAATCTGAGGCCGCGGATTATGGGCTTGGATTTTTCTTGGAATGCTTCGGCCAACGACTATATTAAAATGTATAGTGCACTGATTGAATGA
- a CDS encoding ABC transporter permease has translation MSLKQIFLVLKREYMTRIRSKAFILATILIPLGMVAFVGIVVGISVFDSETQRTIGIMDQTEVLYPRLEKIAPQRYKDFSDLSEDSVRSMIQSEDIDGYLVLQEEHIDNDKSLEFISSGSGGLSLQSNIRSDLREVIRNERLNRAEVSENIKDIYASDVAFETRKLTKAGKETDDDTGFLTILGIAMGVIIFGAISGYGGLITRSVIEEKTNRIIEVIASSVKPIELLCGKLAGIGSLALTQMTIWIIFLFGLGAAAGPIASMFLSTQMEQMPEAAQATQAPQGFDPSTLTLPTIETSIFVYFVIFFVLGYLIYSSLFAAIGSAVDSEADTQQYMFPIMIPIMIAYFIMFRTMENPDGMLSVVGSLIPFCTPIVMITRIAITDVPFWQIGLSILLMVGTFAGTMWLSAKIYSVGILSYGKTANLKELLKWIRE, from the coding sequence ATGAGTTTGAAGCAAATTTTTCTTGTTCTAAAGCGGGAATATATGACCCGCATACGATCCAAAGCCTTTATTTTAGCTACTATTTTAATTCCCCTGGGAATGGTTGCATTTGTGGGTATTGTCGTTGGCATATCCGTCTTCGACTCCGAAACACAACGTACTATTGGTATTATGGATCAGACAGAGGTGCTCTATCCACGGCTGGAGAAAATCGCTCCCCAGCGGTACAAAGACTTTTCTGATCTGTCGGAAGATTCTGTTCGCTCAATGATACAAAGCGAAGACATTGATGGATACCTTGTGCTGCAGGAAGAACATATCGATAATGACAAGAGCCTGGAATTCATTTCCAGCGGATCCGGTGGACTCAGTTTACAATCCAATATTCGATCAGACCTGCGCGAAGTAATTCGCAACGAGCGGCTCAACCGCGCCGAGGTCTCAGAGAACATCAAAGATATTTATGCCAGTGATGTGGCTTTTGAAACCCGAAAACTTACCAAGGCAGGTAAGGAAACCGATGATGATACCGGCTTCCTGACCATCTTAGGCATTGCCATGGGTGTTATCATCTTTGGTGCCATTAGTGGGTACGGGGGACTTATTACCCGCAGTGTGATCGAAGAAAAGACCAACCGTATTATTGAAGTCATTGCTTCATCAGTAAAACCCATCGAACTGTTATGTGGCAAACTGGCCGGCATCGGGTCACTGGCACTCACCCAAATGACTATCTGGATAATCTTTTTGTTTGGGTTAGGCGCCGCCGCAGGTCCCATCGCAAGTATGTTTCTAAGCACACAGATGGAACAAATGCCCGAAGCCGCACAGGCAACCCAAGCCCCACAGGGTTTCGATCCCTCTACCCTAACCCTGCCTACCATCGAGACTTCAATTTTCGTTTACTTTGTTATTTTCTTTGTACTGGGATACCTGATCTACAGCTCACTATTTGCTGCTATTGGTTCCGCTGTCGATTCTGAAGCCGACACACAGCAATACATGTTTCCCATTATGATTCCTATCATGATTGCTTATTTCATCATGTTTCGTACAATGGAAAACCCCGACGGAATGTTATCAGTAGTTGGATCGCTCATTCCCTTTTGTACTCCTATTGTGATGATTACCCGTATCGCCATCACCGATGTTCCATTTTGGCAAATTGGTCTTTCCATCCTGCTGATGGTTGGCACCTTTGCCGGCACCATGTGGCTAAGTGCTAAAATTTACAGTGTAGGAATTTTAAGCTATGGGAAAACGGCCAATCTAAAAGAACTTCTCAAGTGGATTCGGGAATAA
- a CDS encoding Tex family protein — MTEPQMYKSIAQELELRSKQISTVADFLDDGATVPFLARYRQEATGGLDEEQIRAVRDKLEFHRTLEDRKKTILKTIDEQDKLTEELEEEIKNCTDLNTLEDLYLPYKPKRRTKGDMAKEKGLEPLAELIWDQEIEQGDPMDYAAEYIDEENELESAEEAMDGALNIVAEWINESAKVREKLRDIFQEHAVIKTEKNPAVDERTNFEDYYEFSQKAKHLKPYQILAINRGERESVLFVNVELWDDITLENIDDVVIDNDISIFVPKLQDAVEDAYKRLLFPSLKRELRNQLTERADRHAIETFATNLSNLLMQPPLDHKVVMGIDPAYKSGCKVAVVDETGKYLEGTTTYPTPPQNKVAKAEKVYSDLIDKYDVNLIAIGNGTASRETEQIIANFIQKRKEKHPDEELSYMIVNEAGASVYSASKIAAEEFPDLDAPQRGNISIARRVQDPLAELVKIDPKSIGVGLYQHDVNQNQLAQSLDDVVESCVNQVGVNLNTASAPLLAHISGLSSRVAKNIVQRRETEGIISDREQIKEIKGIGEFRFQQAAGFMRIPESENPLDNTAIHPESYEATEKLCNLFDINLKNLHDQTEAIAKKFENIDKEQVSDQIEVGIPTLELIIENLQKPGRDPRESLPKPVLREDIMKMEDLSVGQGVEGTVRNVVDFGAFVDIGVKQDGLLHISEMADRKVDDPHDIVSVGDIIKLKIVSLDLERGRIGLSLINQKD; from the coding sequence ATGACCGAACCCCAGATGTATAAAAGTATTGCACAGGAACTAGAATTACGATCCAAACAGATCAGCACTGTAGCTGATTTTCTAGATGACGGGGCCACCGTTCCCTTTTTGGCCCGCTACCGACAGGAGGCCACCGGCGGACTTGATGAAGAGCAGATTCGGGCAGTGCGCGACAAGCTGGAATTTCACCGCACGCTCGAAGATCGCAAGAAAACCATCCTCAAGACAATTGACGAGCAGGATAAACTGACCGAGGAACTTGAGGAAGAGATCAAAAACTGCACCGACCTGAATACACTAGAGGATCTCTACCTTCCCTACAAGCCCAAGCGCCGTACCAAGGGCGATATGGCCAAGGAGAAAGGCCTGGAACCGTTGGCCGAGCTCATTTGGGATCAGGAGATTGAACAGGGAGATCCCATGGATTACGCCGCTGAATATATCGATGAAGAAAATGAATTAGAATCTGCCGAAGAAGCCATGGACGGTGCCCTGAACATTGTCGCCGAGTGGATTAACGAGTCGGCCAAGGTGCGTGAAAAACTGAGAGATATCTTTCAGGAGCATGCAGTCATCAAAACAGAGAAAAATCCGGCTGTGGATGAGCGCACCAACTTTGAGGACTATTACGAATTTTCACAGAAGGCAAAGCATCTTAAACCTTATCAAATCTTGGCTATTAATCGCGGAGAGCGCGAAAGTGTACTTTTCGTAAATGTAGAACTCTGGGATGATATCACCCTTGAAAATATTGACGATGTGGTGATTGATAACGATATAAGTATTTTTGTCCCCAAGTTGCAGGATGCCGTGGAGGATGCCTACAAGCGTCTGCTATTTCCTTCCCTGAAACGCGAGCTTCGTAATCAGCTTACTGAAAGAGCTGACCGGCATGCCATCGAGACCTTCGCCACGAACTTATCTAATTTGCTTATGCAGCCGCCGCTGGATCACAAAGTGGTGATGGGTATCGACCCGGCCTATAAATCAGGTTGTAAGGTCGCTGTTGTTGATGAAACCGGTAAATACCTGGAGGGTACAACAACTTATCCTACCCCGCCGCAGAACAAAGTAGCTAAAGCGGAAAAAGTGTACAGCGACTTAATTGACAAATACGATGTTAACCTGATCGCTATTGGCAACGGGACAGCCAGCCGAGAGACCGAGCAGATTATCGCCAATTTTATTCAGAAGCGAAAAGAGAAACATCCCGATGAAGAACTCAGTTACATGATTGTTAATGAGGCAGGAGCTTCGGTTTACTCGGCATCAAAAATAGCAGCCGAAGAATTCCCGGACCTTGACGCTCCCCAACGCGGTAACATCTCCATTGCTCGCCGCGTGCAGGATCCCCTGGCCGAGCTGGTCAAAATCGATCCAAAGTCGATTGGTGTGGGATTATACCAACATGATGTAAATCAAAATCAGCTGGCACAATCACTCGATGATGTAGTAGAAAGCTGCGTAAACCAAGTGGGCGTAAACCTAAATACAGCAAGCGCCCCGCTATTGGCTCATATTTCCGGCTTAAGCAGCCGCGTTGCCAAAAACATAGTACAACGCAGGGAGACCGAAGGTATCATTTCAGATCGCGAGCAAATCAAAGAAATAAAAGGTATTGGTGAATTTCGCTTCCAGCAGGCGGCTGGATTTATGCGAATTCCGGAATCCGAAAATCCACTGGACAACACAGCCATCCACCCGGAAAGCTACGAAGCCACCGAAAAATTATGTAACCTCTTCGACATCAATCTCAAAAATTTGCACGACCAAACAGAGGCTATCGCCAAGAAGTTTGAGAACATTGACAAGGAACAAGTCTCCGACCAAATCGAGGTCGGAATTCCGACCCTTGAACTGATCATCGAGAACCTTCAAAAACCCGGCCGCGACCCGAGGGAATCACTACCAAAACCGGTGCTCCGAGAAGACATTATGAAGATGGAAGATCTAAGTGTTGGACAGGGGGTCGAAGGAACTGTTCGCAACGTCGTTGACTTCGGCGCTTTTGTCGATATCGGCGTCAAGCAAGACGGCCTTTTGCACATCTCAGAAATGGCCGATCGCAAGGTAGATGATCCGCACGATATTGTATCCGTTGGCGACATCATAAAACTTAAAATTGTGTCGCTTGATCTGGAACGAGGACGCATCGGATTATCCCTCATTAACCAAAAAGATTAA
- a CDS encoding ABC transporter ATP-binding protein has translation MAVIEVNNINKSFGDTQAVQDVSFEVPKGRIFGLLGPNGAGKTTAIRIINHILIADSGSVTINGIEVSSETQNMIGYMPEERGLYKKMKVGEQLIYLAQLKGLSHAQAKETTKYWLDRFNATDWYNKEIGELSKGMSQKIQFIATIAHDPDLYIFDEPFSGLDPINSEMLKEIVIELRDEGKTVLFSTHRMEQVEQMCDEICLFNNGKAVLKGNLRDIKQKFGKNTVEIEFEGDHNFLDKLKNVRINNRSTGFAEIRVLDGQDMQNILKTAISHAEVYKFERVEPSLTEIFISTVGEDNVNPNELA, from the coding sequence ATGGCAGTCATTGAAGTTAATAATATCAATAAATCATTTGGCGATACCCAAGCGGTACAAGATGTAAGTTTTGAGGTTCCTAAAGGACGCATTTTTGGTTTGCTTGGTCCTAATGGAGCAGGTAAAACGACCGCTATTCGCATTATCAATCATATTTTAATTGCCGACAGCGGATCGGTTACCATTAATGGAATAGAAGTAAGCTCCGAAACACAAAATATGATCGGCTATATGCCTGAAGAGCGTGGGCTGTATAAAAAGATGAAAGTCGGCGAACAGCTCATTTACCTGGCACAACTTAAAGGACTGAGCCATGCCCAAGCCAAAGAAACAACGAAATATTGGCTCGACCGTTTTAACGCTACCGACTGGTACAACAAAGAGATTGGAGAACTATCCAAGGGGATGTCACAGAAGATCCAGTTTATTGCCACCATAGCCCATGATCCGGATCTATATATTTTTGACGAGCCGTTCAGCGGACTTGATCCCATAAACAGTGAGATGCTGAAAGAGATTGTCATCGAGCTCCGCGACGAGGGGAAAACAGTACTCTTTTCGACCCATCGCATGGAACAAGTTGAGCAGATGTGTGATGAAATATGCTTATTCAATAACGGCAAAGCAGTGCTCAAAGGGAATCTTCGAGATATCAAACAAAAATTCGGCAAAAATACCGTTGAAATTGAATTTGAGGGGGACCACAATTTCCTGGATAAGCTCAAAAATGTGCGAATCAATAATCGTTCAACTGGTTTTGCCGAAATCCGAGTACTTGATGGACAGGACATGCAAAACATCCTTAAGACAGCCATCAGTCACGCCGAAGTTTACAAGTTTGAGCGTGTGGAACCGTCACTAACTGAGATCTTTATTTCTACTGTTGGCGAAGATAATGTTAACCCAAACGAATTAGCCTGA
- a CDS encoding alcohol dehydrogenase, whose product MKTMQINEPGADFELVDKDIPSPADDEVLIKVQACGICHSDAFVKDGLMPGIEYPRVPGHEVIGTVEEVGNNVSAWDEGQRVGVGWHGGHCYECEACRNGDFINCENAKITGLHFDGGYAEYMTAPQNALASIPDGLNSTEAAPLLCAGITTFNALRNSDLKPGDLVAVQGIGGLGHLGVQYAHKMGCKVAALSRGMDKKELALGLGADVYINTEAENAVERLQNMGGADVLLATAPSSEAITSVIDGLGRNGNLMIVAATNDPIEVSPFQLIMGRKSVAGWPSGDAKDSEDTLDFSALNNVSPKIETFPLEEANEAYDRMINNEARFRVVLEM is encoded by the coding sequence ATGAAAACAATGCAAATAAATGAACCGGGAGCAGATTTTGAACTGGTCGACAAAGACATTCCCTCCCCGGCTGATGATGAAGTTCTCATTAAAGTACAAGCTTGTGGAATTTGTCACAGTGATGCTTTTGTCAAAGATGGATTAATGCCCGGTATTGAATACCCGCGGGTGCCGGGCCACGAAGTTATTGGTACGGTTGAGGAAGTTGGAAATAATGTTTCTGCCTGGGATGAAGGACAACGAGTTGGCGTAGGCTGGCACGGCGGACACTGTTATGAATGTGAAGCCTGCCGAAACGGTGATTTTATAAACTGCGAAAACGCCAAGATTACTGGCCTTCATTTTGACGGCGGATACGCCGAGTACATGACCGCCCCTCAAAATGCGCTGGCTAGTATTCCCGATGGGCTCAATTCCACCGAAGCAGCTCCGCTGCTGTGTGCCGGTATCACCACTTTTAATGCTCTCCGTAATAGTGATCTAAAACCCGGTGATCTTGTTGCCGTACAAGGTATTGGCGGCTTGGGTCACTTAGGCGTACAGTATGCACATAAAATGGGATGCAAAGTGGCAGCGCTGTCTCGCGGCATGGACAAAAAAGAACTGGCATTGGGGCTCGGGGCAGATGTGTACATCAACACAGAAGCAGAAAATGCCGTTGAACGCCTGCAGAATATGGGCGGTGCTGATGTTCTCCTGGCAACAGCTCCCAGCAGCGAAGCGATCACTTCAGTTATCGACGGGCTGGGGCGCAATGGCAATCTTATGATCGTTGCTGCTACCAACGATCCTATTGAGGTTTCTCCTTTTCAACTAATAATGGGGCGTAAGTCGGTAGCCGGATGGCCAAGCGGCGATGCGAAAGATTCGGAGGATACTCTTGACTTTAGTGCTCTGAATAATGTGAGTCCTAAAATTGAAACATTCCCACTCGAAGAAGCCAATGAAGCTTACGATCGAATGATTAACAATGAGGCACGTTTCCGGGTTGTACTCGAGATGTGA